ACGGCGGCGCCGGCGACCGCTGCGGCTCCGCCATCGCCTGCTTCATCGTGTTCACGCGCTCTTCCACCCAGGCCATGGCGTCCTTCGTCTTGTCCTGCCACTTTCCCGGACGCAGTCCTGCCGCCACGATCGCCTTCTGGATCTCCGCCTCCGGCCACAGGAAGCTGATCTCGGCGCGGCTGGCCCACGGCACGGGGAAGCGAAGGCCTGCGGCCGGCCCGGCCAGGATGTCGTGCATCACGAATACGCCGCCGGGCCGCAACACGCGGTGGATCTCGCGGTACAGCCCCGCCTTGTCCGCGATGTTCATGGTCGCGTGTTGCGTCCACACCACGTCGAAGCTCGCGTCCGGGAAGGGCATGCTCAGCGCGTTCCCGTGGACGAACGTCACCGCGTCCTGCAATCCGAGTCGCGCGGTCAGGCTCCTCCCGGTGCGGATGAACATCTCCGTAAGATCGAGCACCGTGACGCGGCAGCCGAGCTCGCTGGCCAGCGTGCGCGCCGGCCCGCCGATGCCGCCGCCGACGTCCAGCACGTTGTCTCCGCGCTTCAGTCCGCCCAGCCGCGCGACCGCCAGGGTCGAATCTTTCGCCCCGATGTGGAATTGGTCGATCGGAGCCAGGTCATCGGCGGTCAGGTGGTCCAGGTCTTTACCTGCGGCGCGCAGCCCGTCCTCGATCCTCTGCAGCAGGTCGCCTTTCGAGTAGTGTTGTTCGACAGGATTCGACGAAGGGACAGACGGCAGCGCGCTCATGAGAACCTCCAGAGTGGGCGGCGAGCGGGAGACGGTGGCGCCGCTCGCGCCGGCATTGCAGGGAGCGGATTGTAGACCGCGAGCCGGCGCGGCGGCAAGTCGTCTCACGATATTGTTCCCGGCCGTGAGCGAGCGAGCCGCCCCCGCCGCTCTACTTCAGCGTGGCCAGGTCCAGCACGAAGCGGTACTTCACGTCCGCCTTGCGCAGCCGCTCGTAGGCCTCGTTCACGCGCTCGACCGGCAGCAGCTCGATGTCGGCGGTGATGCCGCGCTCCGCGCAGAAGTCCAGCATCTCTTGCGTCTCGCGGATGCCGCCGATGCCCGAGCCTGCCAGGCTGTGCCGCCCCATGATCAGGTTGAAGGCCGCGACCGGCGCCGGCTGCGGCGGCGCGCCCACCAGCGTCATCGTGCCGTCGCGCTTCAGCAGCGCCAGGAACGCGTTCAGGTCGTGCGCCCCCGAGACCGTGTCGAGGATGAAGTCGAAGCTCGCCGCGTGCTTCAGCATCGCGTCCGCGTCCTTCGAGACCACCACCTCGTGCGCGCCCAGCCGCTTCGCGTCCGCCGCCTTGTT
The sequence above is drawn from the Terriglobales bacterium genome and encodes:
- a CDS encoding class I SAM-dependent methyltransferase, with translation MSALPSVPSSNPVEQHYSKGDLLQRIEDGLRAAGKDLDHLTADDLAPIDQFHIGAKDSTLAVARLGGLKRGDNVLDVGGGIGGPARTLASELGCRVTVLDLTEMFIRTGRSLTARLGLQDAVTFVHGNALSMPFPDASFDVVWTQHATMNIADKAGLYREIHRVLRPGGVFVMHDILAGPAAGLRFPVPWASRAEISFLWPEAEIQKAIVAAGLRPGKWQDKTKDAMAWVEERVNTMKQAMAEPQRSPAPPFGVPLVLGPDAPAMMMNVYEGFQNERLRVVQAAFGRA